The following are encoded in a window of Tessaracoccus flavescens genomic DNA:
- a CDS encoding DNA-directed RNA polymerase subunit alpha — translation MLIAQRPTLSEEVVSDFRSRFIIEPLEPGFGYTLGNSLRRTLLSSIPGAAVTSIKIEGNQHEFSTLEGVVEDVTEIILNLKGLVLSSEEDEPVVMYLRKAGAGAVTAGDIQPPAGVEIHNPELHIATLNDNGKLEMELVVERGRGYVSSVQNKNPDAEIGRIPVDSIYSPVLKVTYKVEATRVAQRTDFDRLIIDVETKPSIAPRDAVASAGRTLVELFGLARELNVDAEGIEIGPSPVDEQIAESLNLPVEDLELSVRSYNCLKREGIHTVGELVARSEEDLLDIRNFGSKSIDEVKETLAGLGLALRDSHPGFDPLQAIERYDEDSDDTDFAETEQY, via the coding sequence ATGCTCATCGCACAGCGCCCGACCCTCTCCGAGGAGGTCGTCTCCGACTTCCGTTCGCGGTTCATCATCGAGCCGCTGGAGCCGGGCTTCGGCTACACGCTTGGCAACTCGCTGCGTCGCACCCTGCTGTCGTCCATCCCGGGCGCTGCAGTGACCAGCATCAAGATCGAGGGCAACCAGCACGAGTTCTCCACCCTGGAGGGCGTCGTCGAGGACGTCACCGAGATCATCCTCAACCTGAAGGGCCTCGTTCTGTCGTCCGAGGAGGACGAGCCCGTGGTGATGTACCTGCGCAAGGCTGGCGCCGGCGCGGTCACCGCCGGTGACATCCAGCCCCCGGCCGGTGTGGAGATCCACAACCCGGAGCTGCACATCGCGACCCTCAACGACAACGGCAAGCTGGAGATGGAACTGGTGGTCGAGCGCGGCCGCGGTTACGTGTCGAGCGTTCAGAACAAGAACCCCGACGCCGAGATCGGCCGCATCCCGGTCGACTCGATCTACTCGCCCGTGCTGAAGGTCACCTACAAGGTCGAGGCCACCCGTGTCGCGCAGCGCACCGACTTCGACCGTCTGATCATCGACGTCGAGACCAAGCCGTCGATCGCCCCCCGCGACGCCGTCGCTTCGGCCGGTCGCACGCTGGTCGAGCTCTTCGGGCTCGCCCGCGAGCTCAACGTCGACGCTGAGGGCATCGAGATCGGCCCGTCCCCGGTGGACGAGCAGATCGCCGAGTCGCTGAACCTTCCCGTCGAGGACCTCGAGCTGTCGGTGCGTTCCTACAACTGCCTCAAGCGTGAGGGCATCCACACCGTGGGTGAGCTCGTCGCCCGCAGCGAAGAGGACCTGCTCGACATTCGCAACTTCGGCTCCAAGTCGATCGACGAGGTCAAGGAGACCCTCGCGGGCCTCGGCCTCGCCCTGCGCGACTCGCACCCGGGCTTCGACCCGCTGCAGGCGATCGAGCGTTACGACGAGGATTCCGACGACACGGACTTCGCCGAGACCGAGCAGTACTGA
- the rpsD gene encoding 30S ribosomal protein S4 gives MARYTGPMTKKSRRLGTDLVGNDKAFERRPYPPGVHGRGRTKDSEYSLQLKEKQKARYAYGVLEKQFRRYYEEADRSPGKTGDHLLQILESRLDNVVYRAGFAATRRQARQLVVHGHFLVNGQRVNIPSYRVRAHDIIDVAEKSMNMTPFVIARETHGERAVPAWLEARPNRMRILVHQLPVREQIAIDVQEQMIVELYSK, from the coding sequence ATGGCTCGTTACACCGGCCCAATGACCAAGAAGTCCCGTCGTCTCGGGACCGACCTCGTCGGCAACGACAAGGCCTTCGAGCGCCGTCCGTACCCCCCGGGTGTGCACGGCCGCGGCCGCACGAAGGACTCCGAATACTCGCTGCAGCTCAAGGAGAAGCAGAAGGCTCGCTACGCGTACGGCGTGCTCGAGAAGCAGTTCCGTCGCTACTACGAAGAGGCCGACCGCTCACCGGGCAAGACCGGTGACCATCTGCTGCAGATCCTCGAGTCCCGTCTCGACAACGTGGTCTACCGCGCAGGATTCGCCGCCACGCGTCGCCAGGCCCGTCAGCTCGTCGTGCACGGCCACTTCCTCGTCAACGGTCAGCGCGTGAACATCCCCTCCTACCGGGTGCGTGCTCACGACATCATCGACGTCGCCGAGAAGTCGATGAACATGACGCCGTTCGTGATCGCCCGTGAGACCCACGGCGAGCGTGCGGTCCCCGCTTGGCTCGAGGCCCGTCCGAACCGGATGCGCATCCTCGTGCACCAGCTCCCCGTCCGCGAGCAGATCGCGATCGACGTCCAGGAGCAGATGATCGTCGAGCTCTACTCGAAGTAA
- the rpsK gene encoding 30S ribosomal protein S11: MATASRKAAAKTKVRRKEKKNVLVGQAHIKSTFNNTIISITDPSGAVISWASAGTVGFKGSRKSTPFAAQMAAEAAGRRAMEHGMKRVDVFVKGPGSGRETAIRSLGAVGLEVGAISDVTPVPHNGTRPPKRRRV, translated from the coding sequence ATGGCTACTGCAAGCCGCAAGGCGGCCGCCAAGACCAAGGTGCGCCGCAAGGAGAAGAAGAATGTGCTCGTCGGCCAGGCGCACATCAAGAGCACCTTCAACAACACCATCATCTCGATCACCGATCCCTCCGGTGCGGTGATCTCGTGGGCCTCTGCCGGCACCGTCGGTTTCAAGGGCTCCCGCAAGTCGACCCCGTTCGCTGCCCAGATGGCCGCCGAGGCCGCTGGTCGCCGCGCCATGGAGCACGGCATGAAGCGCGTCGACGTGTTTGTCAAGGGTCCCGGCTCCGGCCGTGAGACCGCGATCCGTTCGCTGGGCGCTGTCGGCCTCGAGGTCGGCGCCATCTCGGACGTCACCCCCGTGCCCCACAACGGCACCCGCCCGCCCAAGCGCCGTCGCGTCTGA
- the rpsM gene encoding 30S ribosomal protein S13, with amino-acid sequence MARLVGVDLPRDKRLEVALTYIFGMGKTRAAETLAATGVSGDLRVHQLTDDQLVALRDHIVGNYEIEGDLRRSVAADIRRKVEIGCYQGRRHRSGLPVRGQRTRTNARTRKGKKKAVAGKKKAR; translated from the coding sequence ATGGCACGCCTCGTTGGTGTTGACCTCCCGCGCGACAAGCGCCTTGAGGTTGCACTCACCTACATTTTCGGCATGGGCAAGACCCGCGCCGCCGAGACCCTCGCCGCCACCGGAGTGAGCGGCGATCTTCGAGTCCACCAGCTCACCGACGACCAGCTCGTCGCGCTGCGCGACCACATCGTGGGCAACTACGAGATCGAGGGTGACCTCCGTCGCTCCGTTGCCGCCGACATCCGCCGCAAGGTCGAGATCGGCTGCTACCAGGGCCGTCGCCACCGCAGTGGTCTCCCGGTCCGTGGTCAGCGCACGCGTACCAACGCGCGCACCCGCAAGGGCAAGAAGAAGGCCGTCGCTGGCAAGAAGAAGGCACGCTGA
- the rpmJ gene encoding 50S ribosomal protein L36 yields MKVQPSVKTICDKCKVIRRHGRVMVICENPRHKQRQG; encoded by the coding sequence ATGAAGGTTCAGCCGAGCGTCAAGACGATCTGCGACAAGTGCAAGGTCATCCGCCGGCACGGTCGTGTGATGGTGATCTGCGAGAACCCGCGGCACAAGCAGCGTCAGGGCTGA
- a CDS encoding family 20 glycosylhydrolase, which translates to MVWLKFDTLHLHLTGWNGFRLDSPKFAGLAPEESYTKDDIARIEAEAARYGIEILPENDRSGRATVLTAYWPELGWECAAMGGVNTFTVNVTKQETFGRTKELLDEFLTWFSGPRFHIGTDGYPTGGTQKSWALTAQGVEPGGTVERGGFQFARPDEDGPHALLADGQTIRVDAAAEAVGLLTTGALGPASGTGRVAYTHGTSEEFRISDPTTTSETGPGSTGRPTSTSTRSRPIRPARSRRSPFPVPTRRQVPPRRVLARPPLANGVW; encoded by the coding sequence ATGGTGTGGCTGAAGTTCGACACCCTGCATCTGCACCTCACCGGGTGGAACGGGTTCCGCCTCGACAGCCCCAAGTTCGCAGGGCTGGCGCCCGAGGAGTCCTATACGAAGGACGACATCGCGCGGATCGAGGCGGAGGCCGCCCGCTACGGCATCGAGATCCTGCCCGAGAACGACCGGTCAGGACGCGCGACGGTCCTGACCGCCTACTGGCCGGAGCTCGGCTGGGAGTGTGCGGCGATGGGAGGCGTCAACACCTTCACGGTCAACGTCACGAAGCAGGAGACCTTCGGCCGGACGAAGGAGCTGCTGGACGAATTCCTGACCTGGTTCTCGGGGCCGCGCTTCCACATCGGCACCGACGGGTACCCGACGGGTGGCACCCAGAAGAGCTGGGCACTCACCGCTCAGGGTGTCGAACCAGGCGGCACCGTCGAACGGGGCGGGTTCCAGTTCGCCAGACCGGACGAGGACGGCCCCCATGCGCTGCTGGCCGACGGGCAGACGATCCGGGTCGACGCCGCGGCGGAGGCGGTGGGCCTCCTGACGACAGGCGCCCTGGGACCGGCCTCGGGAACGGGGCGGGTGGCCTACACCCACGGCACGTCGGAGGAGTTCCGGATCAGCGATCCCACCACAACTTCGGAAACGGGACCCGGATCAACCGGACGACCTACGTCTACCTCCACGAGATCCCGGCCGATCCGACCCGCACGATCGCGACGCTCACCCTTCCCGGTTCCGACCAGGCGGCAGGTACCACCTCGCCGTGTTCTCGCTCGCCCTCCGCTAGCGAACGGGGTTTGGTGA
- the infA gene encoding translation initiation factor IF-1 encodes MAKKEGALELEGTVVEALPNAMFRVELANGHKVLTTISGKMRQHYIRILPADRVVVELSPYDLTRGRIVYRHK; translated from the coding sequence ATGGCGAAGAAAGAAGGAGCCCTCGAGCTCGAGGGCACCGTGGTCGAGGCCCTGCCCAACGCGATGTTCCGCGTGGAGCTGGCCAACGGCCACAAGGTCCTCACCACGATCAGCGGCAAGATGCGTCAGCACTACATCCGCATCCTGCCTGCCGACCGCGTCGTCGTCGAGCTGTCGCCCTACGACCTGACCCGCGGCCGCATCGTCTACCGTCACAAGTAA
- a CDS encoding integrase catalytic domain-containing protein encodes MAARVEITKKYAKAYAAAPKKGKSQILDHVVEITGWNRDHARQQLVARLKQAPGRATATVAVIDRRKTKACKYSYDARLILQRVWAASGGSCGQYLAASMSDLIDAMEAEGELVPSQDRYSAEVRAELESMSAATIDRYLAPARAKDPIRGKTATKPGSLLRNSITVRKAGDEVEAEPGFFEVDTVAHCGPTLKGEFARSVNFTDMHTGWSFTYSIRNNAHLHIRTAFDHFIAQVPFAVTGIDCDNGSEFINHDLIGWAGQREVFFTRSRPYKKNDQATIESKNNHLVRRYGFYHRYDTATELALLNQLWPLVNDRLNFFTPTKKPEGWATDTVGRRKRLYDKPRSPYQRLLAAGVLNPAQETELAAYKATLKPVAMQRRITEIQQELTRLAGRKTARLEQHIAWKAPDPAGLKTRAS; translated from the coding sequence ATGGCAGCCCGAGTCGAGATCACGAAGAAGTACGCCAAGGCCTATGCCGCGGCCCCGAAGAAGGGCAAGTCCCAGATCCTCGACCACGTGGTCGAGATCACCGGCTGGAACCGTGACCATGCCCGCCAGCAGTTGGTGGCCCGGTTGAAACAGGCCCCGGGACGGGCCACCGCGACGGTCGCGGTGATCGATCGGCGCAAGACCAAGGCGTGTAAGTACTCCTACGACGCCAGGCTGATCCTGCAGCGGGTATGGGCGGCCTCGGGGGGCAGCTGCGGGCAGTACCTCGCCGCATCCATGAGCGATCTGATCGATGCGATGGAAGCCGAAGGCGAACTGGTGCCTAGCCAGGACCGTTACAGCGCCGAGGTCAGGGCCGAGCTGGAATCGATGTCGGCGGCCACGATCGACCGGTACCTCGCACCGGCGCGGGCGAAGGACCCGATCCGAGGAAAGACCGCCACCAAGCCCGGCAGCCTGCTACGAAACTCGATCACCGTGCGTAAAGCCGGTGACGAGGTCGAAGCCGAACCCGGGTTCTTCGAAGTCGACACCGTGGCCCACTGCGGCCCCACGCTGAAGGGCGAGTTCGCCCGCAGCGTGAACTTCACCGACATGCACACCGGCTGGAGCTTCACCTACTCCATCCGCAACAACGCCCACCTCCACATCCGGACCGCGTTCGACCACTTCATCGCCCAGGTCCCGTTCGCGGTCACCGGGATCGATTGTGACAACGGCTCGGAGTTCATCAACCACGACCTGATCGGCTGGGCCGGCCAACGAGAGGTGTTCTTCACCCGGTCGCGGCCTTACAAGAAAAACGATCAAGCCACCATCGAATCGAAGAACAACCACCTCGTGCGCCGCTACGGCTTCTACCACCGCTACGACACCGCCACCGAACTCGCGTTACTCAACCAGCTATGGCCGCTGGTCAACGACCGGCTCAACTTCTTCACCCCCACGAAGAAACCCGAAGGCTGGGCCACCGACACCGTAGGGCGCCGCAAACGCCTCTACGACAAGCCACGCTCCCCCTACCAGAGGCTCCTGGCCGCCGGGGTCCTCAACCCCGCCCAGGAAACAGAACTAGCCGCCTACAAGGCCACCCTCAAACCCGTCGCAATGCAACGACGCATCACCGAGATCCAACAGGAGCTCACCCGACTCGCAGGCCGAAAGACAGCCCGTCTCGAACAACACATCGCATGGAAGGCACCCGACCCCGCCGGCCTCAAAACCCGGGCCAGCTAA
- a CDS encoding YciI family protein encodes MSYFAVHYRYVQDADALDLVRPRHREYLASLVGDTLVASGPYPEAAVPSALLIFNAESRDRIVGQLNADPFWREGLIAERVIEPWNPVIGSLA; translated from the coding sequence ATGAGCTACTTCGCCGTGCACTACCGCTACGTCCAGGACGCCGACGCGCTCGATCTCGTGCGCCCCCGTCACCGTGAGTACCTCGCCTCCCTTGTCGGGGACACCCTCGTGGCGAGCGGCCCCTACCCGGAGGCGGCGGTGCCGAGCGCCCTGCTGATCTTCAACGCGGAGAGCAGGGACCGGATCGTCGGCCAACTCAACGCCGACCCCTTCTGGCGGGAGGGGCTGATCGCCGAGCGCGTCATCGAACCGTGGAACCCGGTGATCGGCTCCCTGGCCTGA
- a CDS encoding GH36-type glycosyl hydrolase domain-containing protein, with product MSTTTALLHPASLLEDKVAGVWLRLRLPDGWEPNVLSGTPAGKVGQLAWRLLRTGLEGREGWSTEVIVTNEASDDAVFDLVFVEDPALTPDEVLAANRLYPSQYLDLTPVDLGERGTAVAVRQNLPGKTNPWALVGSWTGASGWATDVTQLTGRGLAEGAAWPGLRRDLPSRRLQGEHAAAILQSATVRLGPGESWRGGCFVLLVEDHPEATSQADAALADGLTPSGEPRQIVTQDPASLVGRGAPPVVARDLTSDELERLVPGARHHVERTDGEDVAWFTGGGAHLVTAAKQRAVLRPHGQILRPFGRLTPDAADVTCTVWMDGGFCSHLTHGHAALGRILAAPETPLGIGRIHGLRIAVDVGAGWQLLGTPSGWLSDLDSATWFYALAERMVRVHTRGPRPDGSVDVEVATLQGDPVPALVILAFDWHGAPGQLGVVEVSGSEVSVTAPPAALAAASGSWLEVEPPDGARVAGDEALFSDGETRGEPVLTVRVAATNHWRLRLRPRTAGAGTPARRGPGWESAREALSVGAEGGSAELVSRIDAMLAWFAHDALVHYLSPRGLEQHTGGAWGTRDVAQGPIGLLRAWGEHDAWRELLLTVFRAQHERGDWPQAFDFLPGFRRDVVTDSHGDVVYWPLLALGQYLEATGDRTVLDELVPFTGDGVPGSTGTVTAHVARALDAIEATLVAGTALPAYGHGDWNDSLQPADPQLADAMVSTWTAVLQNEALTRLASGLGGGSSEGERAGALAEATAADLRRHLLIDGVLAGYAVVDDAGDFSPLIHPRDRSTGLTYSVLPMIHAISGDLLTPDEARDHLALIAEHLTGPDGVRLFDRPVAYRGGPMRTFQRAEAASFFGREIGLMYMHAHLRYAEALARHGDGVELLRALALAVPVGVDQLVPSAAPRQSNTYASSSDAAFADRYEAAAHYDRVRSGEVALEGGWRVYSSGPGLFLEVLTQRMLGLRHAGVEVEIDPVIDPGLGRLEATVPVLGDRLRLEIETGPLGHGVTAVEADGRPLDTRPLSNPYREPGVAVSAGDLRDVTTLRIVTA from the coding sequence ATGAGCACCACGACTGCACTGCTGCATCCGGCGAGCCTGCTTGAGGACAAGGTGGCCGGCGTGTGGCTGCGGCTGCGACTGCCCGACGGATGGGAACCCAACGTGCTGAGCGGCACACCGGCGGGAAAGGTCGGTCAACTGGCCTGGCGACTGCTGCGCACCGGACTCGAGGGCCGCGAGGGTTGGTCGACGGAGGTGATCGTCACGAACGAGGCAAGCGACGATGCGGTCTTCGACCTCGTGTTCGTGGAGGACCCGGCACTCACGCCCGACGAGGTGCTCGCCGCCAACCGGCTGTATCCGAGCCAGTACCTCGACCTGACCCCCGTCGACCTGGGGGAGCGCGGCACCGCGGTCGCCGTGCGCCAGAACCTGCCGGGGAAGACGAACCCGTGGGCGCTGGTCGGCTCCTGGACCGGCGCGAGCGGCTGGGCAACCGACGTGACCCAGCTCACCGGACGTGGACTGGCCGAGGGTGCAGCTTGGCCGGGGCTTCGCCGCGACCTGCCGAGCCGCCGACTCCAGGGAGAGCATGCGGCCGCCATCCTGCAGAGCGCAACGGTCCGGCTCGGCCCGGGCGAGAGTTGGCGCGGCGGCTGCTTCGTGCTCCTCGTCGAGGATCATCCCGAGGCGACCAGCCAGGCCGACGCCGCACTCGCCGACGGCCTCACCCCCTCCGGGGAGCCGCGCCAGATCGTCACCCAGGATCCGGCGAGCCTCGTCGGTCGGGGAGCCCCGCCCGTCGTGGCGCGGGACCTCACGTCCGATGAGCTCGAGCGGCTCGTTCCAGGGGCACGTCATCACGTCGAGCGCACCGACGGTGAGGACGTGGCGTGGTTCACCGGGGGCGGCGCGCACCTCGTCACGGCGGCCAAGCAGCGCGCCGTGCTGCGACCCCACGGCCAGATCCTGAGGCCCTTCGGTCGGCTCACCCCGGACGCTGCCGACGTGACGTGCACCGTCTGGATGGACGGCGGTTTCTGCTCCCACCTGACGCACGGCCACGCCGCACTCGGGAGGATCCTCGCCGCGCCCGAGACCCCGCTCGGCATCGGACGGATCCACGGTCTGCGGATCGCCGTCGACGTCGGCGCGGGCTGGCAACTGCTCGGCACGCCGTCCGGATGGCTGTCAGACCTGGACTCGGCCACCTGGTTCTACGCCCTGGCAGAGCGGATGGTCCGGGTGCACACGCGTGGACCACGACCGGACGGATCGGTCGACGTCGAGGTGGCCACTCTCCAGGGGGACCCCGTGCCCGCCCTCGTGATTCTGGCCTTCGACTGGCACGGCGCGCCCGGACAGCTCGGTGTCGTCGAGGTGTCGGGCAGCGAGGTGAGCGTCACGGCGCCCCCGGCCGCGCTCGCCGCAGCGAGCGGCTCCTGGCTCGAGGTCGAGCCGCCGGATGGGGCGCGGGTCGCGGGTGACGAGGCCCTCTTCTCCGACGGGGAGACCCGCGGCGAGCCGGTCCTCACCGTGCGCGTCGCGGCTACCAATCACTGGCGGCTCAGGCTGCGCCCGAGGACGGCGGGGGCGGGGACGCCTGCCCGGCGCGGGCCGGGTTGGGAATCGGCGCGCGAGGCGCTGAGCGTCGGCGCCGAGGGTGGGTCGGCCGAGCTGGTCTCCAGGATCGACGCGATGCTCGCCTGGTTCGCCCACGACGCGCTCGTGCACTACCTCTCGCCGAGGGGCCTGGAGCAGCACACAGGAGGGGCCTGGGGAACCCGCGACGTCGCCCAGGGCCCGATCGGCCTGCTGCGGGCCTGGGGTGAGCACGACGCCTGGCGCGAGTTGCTGCTCACCGTCTTCCGCGCACAGCACGAGCGCGGAGACTGGCCCCAGGCCTTCGACTTCCTTCCCGGCTTCCGGCGCGACGTCGTGACCGACTCGCATGGCGACGTCGTCTACTGGCCGCTGCTCGCCCTCGGGCAGTACCTGGAGGCGACGGGCGACCGCACGGTGCTCGACGAGCTGGTCCCGTTCACCGGGGACGGGGTGCCCGGATCGACGGGCACCGTGACCGCCCATGTGGCCCGGGCGCTCGACGCGATCGAGGCGACCCTCGTCGCGGGGACGGCGCTTCCCGCGTACGGGCATGGGGACTGGAATGACTCGCTGCAGCCAGCCGATCCTCAATTGGCCGACGCGATGGTCTCCACCTGGACGGCGGTCCTGCAGAACGAGGCGCTGACCCGGCTCGCGTCGGGGCTCGGCGGCGGATCTTCCGAGGGGGAGCGGGCAGGCGCGCTCGCCGAGGCGACGGCGGCCGACCTGCGCAGGCACCTCCTGATCGACGGTGTCCTCGCCGGGTACGCCGTGGTCGACGATGCTGGCGACTTCTCGCCGTTGATCCATCCCCGCGACCGTTCCACGGGGCTGACCTACTCGGTGCTGCCCATGATCCACGCCATCTCCGGGGATCTGCTCACCCCCGACGAGGCGCGTGACCACCTGGCCCTGATCGCCGAGCACCTCACCGGGCCGGACGGGGTCCGCCTGTTCGACCGTCCCGTTGCCTACCGCGGGGGACCGATGCGGACCTTCCAACGGGCCGAGGCGGCGAGCTTCTTCGGTCGCGAGATCGGCCTGATGTACATGCACGCCCACCTGCGCTACGCCGAGGCCCTCGCGAGGCACGGCGATGGCGTGGAGCTGCTGCGTGCGCTCGCGCTCGCCGTTCCCGTCGGCGTCGATCAGCTGGTGCCGAGCGCCGCGCCGCGCCAGTCCAACACCTATGCGTCGAGCTCCGACGCGGCGTTCGCCGACCGCTACGAGGCGGCCGCGCACTACGACCGTGTCCGCTCAGGCGAGGTCGCGCTCGAAGGGGGCTGGCGCGTCTACTCGTCGGGGCCGGGTCTGTTCCTCGAGGTGCTGACCCAGCGGATGCTCGGCCTGCGCCACGCTGGCGTCGAGGTCGAGATCGACCCGGTGATCGACCCGGGCCTCGGGCGGCTCGAGGCGACGGTACCCGTGCTCGGAGACCGGCTCCGGCTCGAGATCGAGACAGGACCGCTCGGTCACGGCGTGACAGCGGTGGAGGCCGACGGCCGGCCGCTCGACACGCGGCCGCTCAGCAATCCCTACCGCGAGCCCGGGGTGGCGGTCAGCGCCGGGGACCTCAGGGACGTGACCACGCTGAGGATCGTCACGGCCTGA
- a CDS encoding LacI family DNA-binding transcriptional regulator yields the protein MARRHTIYEVAAAAGVSIATVSRVLTKPDVVSPATREKVMLAVEELSYVPTGAARSLAARSNEAFGLALPELGGPYYAELLSGFEAAAAERGASVMVVLTRGKAHADKAVRRLAGRVDALAVMGGVEISESTLETLRRKVPLVVIAGGATEESFSTENVASARELTGHLLDEHSRTALRFVGDPERAPDVDERHRGFVAAHADRGLEPAPPIRCETLESEGERIADAVLACELAADALVCANDELALALQRTLMRGGLSVPEDVSVTGWDDMMAARYVTPGLTTVRQPVRELGALVVQRIEQLLGGDGASTLERRLPTTVVLRQSCGCA from the coding sequence ATGGCCCGCAGACACACGATCTATGAGGTCGCCGCGGCCGCGGGCGTCTCCATCGCGACCGTCTCACGGGTGCTCACCAAGCCCGATGTCGTCTCCCCCGCGACAAGGGAGAAGGTCATGCTGGCCGTCGAAGAGTTGAGCTACGTCCCGACAGGCGCGGCGCGCTCACTTGCCGCTCGAAGCAACGAGGCGTTCGGTCTCGCCCTTCCGGAACTCGGGGGCCCCTACTACGCGGAACTGCTCAGCGGGTTCGAGGCGGCTGCGGCCGAGCGCGGCGCCAGCGTCATGGTGGTCCTCACCCGCGGCAAGGCTCACGCGGACAAGGCGGTCCGACGGCTGGCCGGCCGGGTCGACGCCCTCGCCGTCATGGGCGGGGTCGAGATCTCCGAGTCAACCCTCGAGACGCTGCGCAGGAAGGTCCCGCTCGTGGTCATCGCAGGCGGTGCGACAGAGGAGTCCTTCTCCACGGAGAACGTGGCGAGCGCCCGCGAACTCACCGGACATCTGCTCGACGAACACTCCCGCACGGCGCTGCGCTTCGTCGGCGACCCCGAAAGGGCCCCGGACGTCGATGAACGGCACCGGGGATTCGTCGCCGCCCACGCCGACCGGGGGCTCGAGCCCGCGCCCCCCATCCGCTGCGAGACCCTCGAGTCGGAGGGCGAGCGCATCGCCGACGCCGTCCTTGCCTGCGAGCTGGCCGCCGACGCCCTGGTCTGCGCGAACGACGAACTGGCCCTGGCACTGCAGCGCACGCTCATGCGGGGCGGCCTCTCCGTCCCTGAAGACGTCTCCGTCACGGGCTGGGACGACATGATGGCGGCCCGCTACGTGACGCCCGGCCTCACCACCGTCCGCCAGCCCGTGCGCGAACTCGGCGCGCTTGTCGTCCAGCGGATCGAACAGCTGCTCGGCGGCGACGGGGCCTCGACGCTCGAGCGACGCCTCCCCACGACGGTCGTGCTGCGACAGTCGTGCGGCTGCGCCTGA
- a CDS encoding sugar ABC transporter substrate-binding protein, translated as MRLSHKLVALAAGTALVLTGCGRDEGTPGDNGGSPAGEAVNTAAAKGTLEVWAMGAEGEKLPELVKEFTAAHPDIKVNVTPVPWDSAHDKFVNSITAGTTPDVAMVGTTWMGEFVGMDALDPTPSSIKLDGFFPGAVDTTMVDGTSYAVPWYVETRMAYYRTDVADKAGVTEVPTDQAGFKDMAAKMKQQEGSKWGISLQPGRTGSWQTVLPFAWSRGAEIASDDAYTFDTPEMVAAVDYYGSYFKDGIADPNPPEGQTEADFVSGAVPMFISGPWMMSLVEDLAAEDGDDAFADKYDVAPIPTANGAESASFLGGSNLAVFKDTESRDAAWTLVEWLSQPETQITWYGLTSDLPSLQAAWDDDTLAKDEKLAKFGVALKTAKVPPTFPSFEQVIESFDNEIEKVAKQGLSGAEAMKAVQAQADSIGTGQ; from the coding sequence ATGCGTCTGAGTCACAAGTTGGTCGCGCTGGCGGCCGGAACCGCACTTGTTCTCACCGGGTGCGGTCGCGACGAGGGCACCCCGGGCGATAACGGTGGCAGCCCCGCCGGGGAGGCAGTCAACACCGCGGCTGCCAAGGGCACCCTCGAGGTGTGGGCGATGGGTGCCGAGGGCGAGAAGCTGCCCGAACTCGTCAAGGAGTTCACCGCTGCGCACCCGGACATCAAGGTCAACGTGACCCCCGTCCCCTGGGACTCGGCTCACGACAAGTTCGTCAACTCGATCACCGCGGGCACGACGCCCGACGTGGCGATGGTCGGCACCACCTGGATGGGCGAGTTCGTCGGCATGGACGCCCTCGACCCGACCCCCAGCTCGATCAAGCTCGACGGGTTCTTCCCGGGCGCGGTCGACACCACCATGGTCGACGGCACCTCCTACGCCGTCCCGTGGTACGTCGAGACCCGCATGGCCTACTACCGCACAGACGTCGCGGACAAGGCGGGAGTCACCGAGGTGCCGACCGACCAGGCCGGCTTCAAGGACATGGCCGCGAAGATGAAGCAGCAGGAGGGTTCCAAGTGGGGCATCAGCCTGCAGCCCGGCCGCACCGGATCCTGGCAGACCGTGCTGCCCTTCGCCTGGTCGAGGGGCGCGGAGATCGCGAGCGACGACGCCTACACGTTCGACACCCCCGAGATGGTGGCGGCGGTCGACTACTACGGGTCCTACTTCAAGGACGGCATCGCCGACCCGAACCCGCCGGAGGGCCAGACCGAGGCCGACTTCGTCAGCGGGGCCGTCCCGATGTTCATCTCCGGCCCGTGGATGATGAGCCTCGTCGAGGATCTGGCGGCCGAGGACGGCGACGACGCCTTCGCAGACAAGTACGACGTCGCCCCGATCCCCACCGCCAACGGCGCCGAGTCGGCCTCCTTCCTCGGCGGCTCGAACCTTGCCGTGTTCAAGGACACCGAGAGCCGCGACGCGGCCTGGACGCTCGTCGAATGGCTGAGCCAGCCCGAGACCCAGATCACGTGGTACGGCCTGACCAGCGACCTTCCCTCACTGCAGGCCGCCTGGGACGACGACACCCTCGCGAAGGACGAGAAGCTCGCCAAGTTCGGCGTCGCCCTCAAGACGGCGAAGGTGCCCCCGACGTTCCCCAGCTTCGAGCAGGTCATCGAGTCCTTCGACAACGAGATCGAGAAGGTCGCCAAGCAGGGACTCTCCGGGGCTGAGGCCATGAAGGCCGTCCAGGCGCAGGCCGACTCGATCGGCACCGGACAGTAA